The Aspergillus flavus chromosome 2, complete sequence region CTTCGGGGAAGCAGTTAGAAAGGTAACTACTTATATCGGTCGGCGAGGACGAGTATTAACAATCTCAGTCCTTCTTTGGTGCAACCATACCGGGGTTCGAGCCCTTCAACAACCAAACGAAGGAAGACATTGTTATAGAAGTGATCAATAAGAAATTAACGCATACGCTCGGTATGGATTGGTTGCTGGTTGAGGAGTTGCCTTTGTTCTCTAATGACTTTGTCTTGTCTGTAGGCCAGTTGACTATCCCCTTGTCAAAGGAAACCGCTGCCGTGTTGACGGACAAGCTACCTGGATCCGACGGTATGTAGCCTGAAAGCAAAGTTTAGAGAGACACTCGCTGATGGCAACTGTTGAACGCTAGAATGGAAGCCCTTCACTTTCGCACAGGAGATCCCGCATATGGTAGCTCGCTTGTCGTCGCTGGTGTTCTTGGGAGAGAAAATATGTCGGAATGAAACATGGCTGGATGTATCAGTCAATTACACCATTGATGCGTTCAACGCGGCTCGTGAACTCCGAGACTTGCCGGCAGTTGCTCGGCCATTCATACACTGGTTTATGCCCTCGATGCAAAAGCTTCGGCACCACAGAAAGGTGGCGGCTGAGATTGTCCAGCAAGAGATCATTAAGAGAGACATGATCCGGGAAGGTAAACTGCCAGAGGAGAACCCCCCTAGAACGCATGCAGATGCTCTAGACTGGTTTCGAGAGGTTGCTGCAGGTCGCCCTTGCGACGAAACGGTATCGCAGATCGGTCTTTCTGTGGCGGCAATTCACACAACGTCGAATATGCTGACGAATGTGATGTATGACTTAACGGCCCATCCGGAATACATCCAGCCGTTGAGAGATGAGATCAAGGCCATCGTGGAACAAGACGGCATCCTGAAAAAGACCAGTCTTAccaagatgaagttgatGGACAGTGTCATGAAAGAGAGTCAACGCACAAATCCTGTGTCTATCGGTAAGTGACTTTGGAGCCGCCTGTTCAGTTAAACCGCTCGTAGTATTAGCCTGCTGACGTGCTCCCTCTCGAAAAGCCTTCTTCAATCGCATTGCAACGGAGGCAGTCGTGCTCTCCGACGGTACTTCCATTCCTAGAGGTGCCAATGTAGTCGTTTCGGCTCATGTTATGGAAGATGAGTCGATTTATCCCAATGCCAAGGTGTATGACGGCTTTCGGTTCTACAACAAACGCCAGGTACCGGGCAACGAACATCGTTATCAGTTCGTCACGACCAGCCCGGAACACCTTGGTTTCGGTCACGGCATGCATGCATGCCCTGGCCGCTTCTTTGCTAATAACGAGATCAAAATTCTCCTTGCACACCTGCTGCTGAAATATGACTGGAAATTTGCGGACCGCGTTGACCGGCCCAAGTCATTTCTGCACGGAACTGAGATTATATGCGACCCAACGGTGAAACTACTTTATAAGTCACGACAGCCGGAGGTTGACTTGTCAGCTCTTGGAGAGGGAACGACTGACTAGTTATTCTCCCATTGTATGTCTTTCCTTGATGTGGCATAAATCTCTTTTGACTTCCTTGATC contains the following coding sequences:
- a CDS encoding cytochrome P450 produces the protein MPVLATFLESHYFFQGIAVALALIFVSNFYRELADGLPYRKIPLVGRSRWEISNTKAKKLFVTSAKDLMVQGFSQGRTVFQAMFTAGPTIVLHPRYVDELKNHPHLDFGEAVRKSFFGATIPGFEPFNNQTKEDIVIEVINKKLTHTLGQLTIPLSKETAAVLTDKLPGSDEWKPFTFAQEIPHMVARLSSLVFLGEKICRNETWLDVSVNYTIDAFNAARELRDLPAVARPFIHWFMPSMQKLRHHRKVAAEIVQQEIIKRDMIREGKLPEENPPRTHADALDWFREVAAGRPCDETVSQIGLSVAAIHTTSNMLTNVMYDLTAHPEYIQPLRDEIKAIVEQDGILKKTSLTKMKLMDSVMKESQRTNPVSIAFFNRIATEAVVLSDGTSIPRGANVVVSAHVMEDESIYPNAKVYDGFRFYNKRQVPGNEHRYQFVTTSPEHLGFGHGMHACPGRFFANNEIKILLAHLLLKYDWKFADRVDRPKSFLHGTEIICDPTVKLLYKSRQPEVDLSALGEGTTD